The Vicia villosa cultivar HV-30 ecotype Madison, WI linkage group LG1, Vvil1.0, whole genome shotgun sequence genome includes a region encoding these proteins:
- the LOC131639318 gene encoding probable inactive receptor kinase At5g67200 has translation MLRLILFLFTFTLSSSSNSTLPQDAISLLSFKQTADQTNKLLYTLNEPYDYCQWQGVKCAQGRVVRFVLQSFSLTGFFPPNTLTRLDQLRVLSLRNNSLSGPIPDLSPLINLKSLFLDRNNFSGSFPPSILFLHRLITLSLSHNNLTGSLPVQLTLLDRLISLRLDSNSFTGPLPPLNQTELKIFNISANNLTGPVPVTETLTRFKPALFSENPGLCGEIIHKQCGHRSRFFGSSNATGSSSAPLSQSEESQGIVVVPSSYKENNHKKTGLVFGLIVGIAILLVITVIIIGLVRKQNTGTKSKSESEPSASETLPAVAGLEVRTEVEAVTKVKMMEEAHRSGKLVFCCGEVQEYTLEQLMRASAELLGRGSVGTTYKAVMDSKVILTVKRLDAGKSGVTSGEDFQKHMEIVGRLRHPNLVPLKAFFQAKGERLVIYDFQPNGSLFNLVHGSRSARAKPLHWTSCLKIAEDVAHGLAYIHQVSSLVHGNLKSSNVLLGGDFEACITDYCLAFLIDSSLPDDPDSAAYKAPEVRKSYRRVSSKSDVYAFGVLLLELLTGKHPSKHPFLAPRELQDWVRAMRDDDFSEDNRLEMLTEVASICSASSPEQRPAMWQVLKMIQGIKDSISMEDTELTGLT, from the exons ATGCTTCGTTTAATACTATTTCTCTTCACCTTCACACTATCTTCCTCCTCAAACTCAACCCTTCCTCAAGACGCCATTTCCCTACTCTCCTTCAAACAAACCGCCGACCAAACCAACAAACTCCTCTACACACTCAACGAGCCCTACGACTACTGCCAATGGCAAGGCGTCAAATGCGCACAAGGCAGAGTCGTACGCTTCGTCCTCCAAAGCTTCTCTCTAACCGGTTTTTTCCCTCCCAACACCCTAACCCGCCTCGACCAACTCCGAGTCTTGAGCCTCCGTAACAACTCCTTATCCGGACCCATCCCGGATCTCTCACCACTCATCAACCTCAAATCACTCTTCCTCGACCGGAACAACTTCTCCGGTTCGTTTCCTCCTTCCATTCTCTTCCTCCACCGCCTCATTACACTTTCCCTCTCTCATAACAACCTCACCGGTTCACTTCCGGTTCAGTTAACTCTCCTCGACCGTCTCATTTCCCTTCGGCTCGACTCAAACTCATTCACCGGTCCTCTTCCTCCGCTCAACCAAAccgaattaaaaatatttaatatctcCGCCAATAACCTCACCGGTCCGGTTCCTGTCACTGAAACTCTCACACGGTTCAAACCGGCGCTGTTTTCCGAGAACCCGGGTCTTTGCGGTGAGATTATTCATAAACAATGCGGTCATCGTTCTAGATTCTTCGGTTCATCAAACGCCACCGGTTCTTCCTCCGCACCGTTGAGTCAGAGCGAGGAATCGCAAGGTATCGTGGTGGTTCCTTCTTCTTACAAGGAAAATAACCATAAAAAAACCGGTTTGGTTTTCGGGTTAATAGTTGGTATTGCGATTCTCTTAGTTATTACGGTAATTATAATCGGGTTAGTTAGAAAACAGAACACCGGGACAAAATCGAAATCGGAATCCGAACCATCGGCGTCGGAAACTCTACCGGCGGTAGCGGGATTGGAAGTGAGAACCGAAGTGGAAGCCGTTACGAAGGTGAAGATGATGGAGGAAGCGCATAGGAGTGGGAAGTTAGTGTTCTGCTGTGGGGAGGTGCAGGAGTATACGCTGGAGCAGCTGATGAGAGCTTCGGCGGAGCTTTTGGGAAGAGGGAGTGTGGGGACCACTTACAAGGCGGTGATGGATTCGAAGGTGATATTGACGGTGAAGAGGTTGGATGCTGGAAAAAGTGGTGTGACGAGTGGGGAAGATTTTCAGAAGCATATGGAGATTGTGGGGAGACTGCGGCATCCTAATTTGGTTCCTTTGAAGGCTTTCTTTCAAGCGAAAGGAGAGAGGCTTGTTATCTATGATTTTCAACCTAATGGAAGCCTCTTCAATCTTGTTCATG GTTCAAGATCGGCGAGAGCAAAGCCGCTGCATTGGACATCATGCTTAAAAATAGCAGAAGATGTAGCTCATGGACTTGCTTATATACATCAAGTTTCGTCTTTGGTTCATGGCAATTTAAAATCCTCTAATGTTCTTCTTGGAGGAGACTTTGAAGCTTGCATAACAGACTATTGTTTGGCCTTCCTTATAGATTCTTCATTACCCGATGATCCTGATTCTGCAGCCTACAAAGCTCCAGAGGTTCGAAAGTCTTACCGCAGGGTGAGTTCAAAGTCTGATGTGTATGCTTTTGGTGTGCTGCTGTTGGAGCTTTTGACGGGAAAACATCCTTCCAAACACCCTTTCCTTGCGCCAAGGGAATTACAAGATTGGGTTAGAGCAATGAGGGATGATGATTTTAGCGAAGATAACCGGCTAGAAATGCTCACCGAGGTTGCCAGTATTTGCAGTGCGTCTTCACCGGAGCAGAGGCCAGCTATGTGGCAAGTTCTTAAGATGATACAAGGAATAAaggatagtatttcaatggagGATACTGAACTCACTGGACTGacatag